From the genome of Spirosomataceae bacterium TFI 002, one region includes:
- a CDS encoding Per1-like translates to MDQRIIIKSAIFTATMWLFWLLANSLLPPTIWEGMQLSKSALTVEYCEFNNPKQFFHQSINTYSNLAYFFFGSIILFTGIADKRRMGNFLSNFSWLSIITGACMIYLSFGSAFFHASLTWIGQRVDMNGTYGITIVLAVIGFVHLFKAQFQSSISQKWLSFGLLAFILAFYEIALHVSSGVVVPVLILASLIFMLVEYFKNRSKKSILLISLSMIIIVVAVKVRSWDVQKIGCDPLSYFQGHSLWHLLTAMSSFVTYSFYRLDFE, encoded by the coding sequence ATGGACCAAAGGATAATCATAAAGTCGGCCATCTTTACAGCAACCATGTGGCTGTTCTGGTTACTTGCAAATAGCTTGTTACCACCTACTATTTGGGAAGGAATGCAGCTTAGTAAGTCAGCTTTAACTGTGGAATATTGTGAATTCAATAATCCAAAGCAATTTTTTCATCAGTCGATAAACACTTATTCCAACCTTGCCTACTTCTTTTTTGGGTCCATTATATTATTTACTGGTATTGCCGACAAACGAAGAATGGGTAATTTTTTGTCAAACTTTTCATGGCTGTCAATCATCACAGGAGCTTGTATGATTTACCTAAGTTTTGGAAGTGCTTTTTTTCATGCTTCCTTAACTTGGATCGGTCAGCGAGTCGACATGAATGGGACTTACGGTATCACAATCGTACTGGCGGTCATAGGATTTGTTCATTTATTCAAAGCCCAATTTCAGAGCTCTATTTCGCAAAAATGGCTCTCTTTTGGCTTACTAGCTTTCATATTGGCATTTTACGAAATTGCTTTACATGTTTCAAGCGGTGTAGTGGTGCCTGTGCTTATCCTTGCTTCTTTGATTTTTATGCTCGTTGAGTATTTCAAAAACAGATCAAAGAAATCAATTTTACTAATCTCTTTATCGATGATTATAATAGTGGTTGCTGTTAAAGTAAGATCGTGGGATGTTCAAAAAATTGGTTGTGACCCTCTTTCATATTTTCAAGGTCACTCGCTTTGGCATTTGCTTACTGCTATGAGCAGTTTTGTTACTTATAGCTTTTATCGGTTGGATTTTGAATAA
- a CDS encoding DNA-binding response regulator, NarL/FixJ family, contains REC and HTH domains (manually curated), protein MNKINLCMVDDDPIVRDTISEFINLQENFAVNHAFGSAEEFLAYEFSSLPQILLLDVGLPGLCGINALPLIKNKYIDLDIIMLTTYEEEDKILKALCNGASSYISKRAGLLSILEGIKVVANGGSYMSPQIAKEIANHFFKKSQFPDVELEGRQKEIMGLLVDGNTYQSIAELLNISVETVRSHIKKIYRKLHANNKAEAISIYLNSNT, encoded by the coding sequence ATGAATAAGATCAACTTATGTATGGTAGATGATGACCCAATAGTAAGAGATACCATCTCCGAGTTTATCAATCTACAAGAAAACTTTGCAGTAAATCATGCATTTGGCTCAGCTGAAGAGTTCTTAGCCTACGAATTCTCCTCATTGCCCCAAATCTTATTATTAGATGTCGGCTTGCCTGGTTTATGCGGAATTAACGCTTTGCCATTGATTAAAAACAAGTATATAGACCTCGATATTATAATGTTAACGACTTATGAGGAAGAGGATAAAATACTCAAAGCTCTATGTAATGGAGCAAGTTCTTATATCAGTAAAAGAGCAGGTCTACTTTCAATATTAGAAGGGATAAAAGTTGTTGCCAATGGAGGTTCTTATATGTCTCCTCAAATTGCAAAAGAAATAGCTAACCATTTTTTCAAAAAAAGTCAATTTCCTGATGTCGAACTTGAAGGTCGACAAAAGGAAATAATGGGCTTATTGGTAGACGGAAATACCTATCAAAGTATTGCAGAGCTTTTGAATATTTCGGTGGAAACAGTAAGGTCGCACATAAAGAAGATCTACAGAAAGCTACATGCCAATAACAAGGCAGAAGCTATTTCCATTTACCTCAATAGCAATACATGA
- a CDS encoding LytTr DNA-binding domain-containing protein has protein sequence MKTPKILNDLPIDEISHLKAAANYTVLFDRKNWKHVSSYSLKVFVKLFTTNNFIRINRSLLVRKSFIHKYIIKEGKEYIRLKNNMDVSIPRRRTEKLKLELPTIFNN, from the coding sequence ATGAAAACACCTAAAATTTTAAACGATTTACCCATTGATGAGATAAGCCATCTCAAGGCAGCGGCCAACTACACGGTGCTGTTTGACAGAAAAAACTGGAAGCATGTTTCTTCTTATTCATTAAAAGTATTTGTCAAGCTGTTTACTACCAACAACTTCATTCGTATCAATAGATCATTACTTGTGAGAAAGTCTTTTATACACAAGTACATCATAAAAGAGGGAAAGGAATACATAAGGTTGAAAAACAACATGGATGTAAGCATCCCTCGCCGAAGAACCGAAAAACTTAAACTTGAATTGCCAACAATTTTTAATAATTGA
- a CDS encoding Type VI protein secretion system component Hcp (secreted cytotoxin), which translates to MKNNISLSLIICLMALTLSTNGQRYFMKIENPNLNGTSNTAPHEFEFELESFDFGITNNGNLHFGSGAGNGKPELLPFTIKLKQTSNMAQVYKTIHDGGFYRKVIISVVKTFDSPSLQDYLVFTLEEVVTFSAMNIGASSGDDSIFLTATIFSDKLRIKHYLTNSNGSRDNTPLETGWDIIENKSL; encoded by the coding sequence ATGAAAAATAATATAAGTTTATCTCTAATTATTTGCCTGATGGCATTGACACTTAGTACTAATGGTCAGCGGTACTTTATGAAAATTGAAAACCCCAACCTTAACGGCACTTCCAATACTGCACCGCATGAATTTGAATTTGAATTAGAAAGCTTCGATTTTGGTATTACAAATAATGGTAATCTGCATTTCGGATCAGGTGCTGGAAATGGAAAGCCCGAACTACTTCCATTTACAATTAAGCTAAAGCAGACCAGTAACATGGCTCAGGTGTACAAAACAATTCATGATGGTGGCTTCTACCGGAAAGTAATTATTTCTGTGGTGAAAACATTTGATTCCCCAAGCTTACAGGATTACTTGGTATTTACTTTGGAAGAGGTTGTTACTTTTTCAGCTATGAATATTGGAGCAAGTAGCGGTGATGATTCCATTTTTCTTACGGCTACTATATTTAGCGACAAACTAAGAATAAAGCATTATCTAACCAATTCCAACGGCTCTCGAGACAATACCCCGCTGGAAACAGGCTGGGATATTATAGAAAATAAGAGCCTATGA
- a CDS encoding Type VI protein secretion system component Hcp (secreted cytotoxin), protein MRKNNYLLLLIIPLLFCSFKTIEPTKKKALGLSIYLQLQGIVGDATDQYHPNWINVASYKFNAKNSRQIGQSGAAGVGRATGSDLTIKAVIADKSLTKLIDRCLKSTLILEGILDITESGAPVGNNVFAERVELTEIIVRSVSITGTDPLAGTVDVSFTLQFREIKRTLQDLINGNYNAPVDMEWNYQTNSGN, encoded by the coding sequence ATGCGAAAAAATAACTATTTATTACTTCTCATAATACCCTTGCTGTTTTGTTCTTTCAAAACAATAGAACCAACTAAGAAAAAAGCACTCGGCTTAAGCATTTATCTACAATTACAAGGAATAGTAGGTGATGCCACAGACCAATACCACCCAAATTGGATAAATGTGGCTTCTTATAAGTTTAATGCAAAAAATAGCAGACAAATTGGTCAAAGTGGAGCGGCGGGTGTTGGAAGGGCAACTGGTAGCGATTTAACAATAAAAGCCGTAATAGCAGATAAGTCATTAACAAAATTGATAGACCGATGTCTCAAAAGCACCCTTATTCTAGAGGGAATACTAGATATAACTGAAAGTGGTGCACCGGTAGGTAATAATGTATTTGCCGAGCGAGTGGAATTAACTGAGATTATTGTTCGTAGTGTTTCTATTACTGGTACCGACCCATTAGCGGGCACTGTAGATGTATCTTTTACATTACAGTTTAGAGAAATAAAAAGGACTTTACAGGACCTTATAAATGGTAATTATAATGCTCCCGTAGATATGGAATGGAACTACCAAACCAATTCTGGAAATTAA
- a CDS encoding lactoylglutathione lyase produces MKIEHIAIWVKDLEEMRNFYIKYFGASSNERYHNPTKQFFSYFLSFPDGPCRLEIMSRPDITFDSKKNEKGGITHFAFSLGSASKVDKLTEELRKDGFNIVGEPRTTGDGYYESVIQDPEGNRIEICA; encoded by the coding sequence ATGAAAATCGAACACATAGCTATTTGGGTAAAAGATTTAGAAGAAATGAGAAACTTTTATATAAAGTATTTTGGAGCATCTTCTAATGAAAGATATCATAACCCAACGAAGCAGTTTTTCTCCTACTTTTTATCTTTTCCGGATGGCCCTTGCAGACTAGAGATCATGTCAAGGCCTGATATTACTTTTGATTCCAAAAAGAATGAAAAAGGAGGAATTACTCATTTTGCATTTTCACTTGGTTCTGCTTCCAAAGTTGACAAGCTAACAGAAGAACTAAGAAAAGACGGTTTTAACATCGTAGGAGAACCAAGAACCACTGGTGATGGCTACTACGAAAGTGTAATCCAAGACCCAGAAGGAAATAGAATAGAGATTTGTGCTTAG
- a CDS encoding Predicted dehydrogenase, with protein MIRLLLIFLVLIANAPIVSAQKKVVRMGIAGMTHDHVHQILRNLNPDGVEVVGFAEPNKELAMRHLKNYKLPQSLWYPSLEALIKAQNPEAICDFRSIKQHLETVQICAPRKIHVMVEKPLARNMADANEMITLAKSNGIELITNYETTWYVSNHKLFEMVNSDNAIGEIRKVVIHDGHKGPVEIGCSKEFLSWLTDPDMNGGGAIIDFGCYGADLMTWLMLGERPISVTAVTQTNKPEVYPKVDDEATIVVQYAKAQAIIQASWNWPYDRKDMEVYGQSGALFADKKPEVLVKRQNSQEVIEAKELSGNMSDAFTYFAAVIRKEIDPSMQPGSLEINKVAMEILDAAVQSSKTGKTIFLK; from the coding sequence ATGATAAGATTACTTTTAATTTTCTTAGTCCTAATAGCAAACGCCCCTATTGTTTCTGCTCAGAAAAAAGTGGTAAGAATGGGAATTGCTGGAATGACGCACGATCATGTCCACCAAATTTTAAGAAACTTAAATCCTGATGGGGTGGAAGTTGTGGGCTTTGCAGAGCCAAATAAAGAATTGGCAATGAGGCATCTCAAAAACTATAAATTACCTCAAAGCCTCTGGTACCCATCCTTAGAAGCACTTATTAAAGCACAAAACCCTGAGGCTATTTGTGATTTCAGAAGTATAAAGCAGCACTTAGAGACTGTACAAATATGTGCTCCTCGTAAAATTCATGTGATGGTAGAAAAACCATTAGCAAGAAACATGGCGGATGCCAATGAGATGATTACGCTTGCAAAAAGCAACGGAATTGAATTGATTACAAACTATGAAACAACATGGTATGTAAGCAACCACAAGCTTTTTGAAATGGTGAATAGCGATAATGCAATTGGTGAAATACGTAAAGTTGTAATTCATGATGGGCATAAAGGCCCCGTGGAAATTGGTTGTAGCAAAGAGTTTCTTTCTTGGCTTACTGATCCAGATATGAATGGTGGCGGAGCAATTATTGACTTTGGTTGTTATGGTGCTGATTTAATGACATGGTTGATGCTAGGTGAGCGACCAATAAGCGTAACAGCTGTAACACAAACCAACAAACCAGAAGTATATCCAAAGGTGGATGACGAAGCAACTATCGTAGTTCAATATGCAAAGGCTCAGGCAATTATTCAAGCCTCGTGGAACTGGCCGTACGACAGAAAAGACATGGAAGTTTACGGGCAATCTGGAGCACTTTTCGCCGATAAAAAACCAGAAGTGCTGGTTAAAAGACAAAATAGTCAAGAAGTGATTGAAGCTAAGGAATTATCTGGGAATATGAGCGATGCATTTACTTATTTTGCAGCTGTGATCAGGAAAGAAATTGACCCATCAATGCAACCTGGATCTTTAGAAATTAACAAAGTTGCAATGGAAATTCTAGATGCTGCAGTACAATCTTCCAAAACAGGAAAAACGATATTTTTAAAATAA
- a CDS encoding Sugar phosphate isomerase/epimerase yields the protein MKKTYLMTLLALFIGLNSFAQGYGSLLKETPGVVSYTYRTQLAKDMPGTLDEIKSHGITNMEFSNLFKQTSQYIREQLDMRGMRCTSYGTGYKNLEEDIETVIKDAKTLGAKFVRIAWVPHTGPMTIELAEQTVKDFNTFGKKLKENGLTFCYHNHGYEFAPYKNGTYFDYIVQNTNPKYVSFEMDILWVFHPGQDPAALLLKYPKRFKLMHVKDLKKGVEGDLSGSTPITNDVALGTGQLDLPAILKAAKKTKIENFYIEDENPKSHEQVPQSLAYLKSL from the coding sequence ATGAAGAAAACATACCTAATGACCCTATTGGCCTTATTTATTGGCCTGAACTCTTTTGCTCAAGGTTATGGAAGCCTTTTGAAAGAAACACCCGGAGTAGTTTCATATACATATAGAACGCAATTGGCTAAGGATATGCCAGGCACACTGGACGAAATAAAAAGCCATGGGATTACGAACATGGAATTCTCAAACCTTTTTAAGCAAACTTCTCAATACATACGAGAGCAATTGGATATGCGAGGAATGAGATGTACCAGCTATGGTACAGGCTATAAAAACTTGGAAGAAGATATCGAAACGGTGATCAAAGATGCCAAAACACTTGGTGCAAAATTTGTTCGAATTGCATGGGTTCCTCACACAGGTCCTATGACAATTGAGCTAGCAGAGCAGACTGTTAAAGATTTCAATACTTTTGGAAAAAAACTTAAGGAAAATGGTCTTACTTTTTGCTATCATAATCATGGATATGAGTTTGCACCTTACAAAAACGGCACATATTTCGACTACATTGTACAAAACACTAATCCAAAATATGTTTCCTTTGAAATGGATATCTTATGGGTATTTCATCCAGGACAAGACCCAGCAGCTTTGTTGCTTAAATACCCAAAACGCTTTAAGCTAATGCATGTAAAAGACTTAAAGAAAGGTGTAGAAGGAGATTTGTCAGGCTCCACGCCGATCACTAACGATGTAGCATTAGGAACAGGTCAATTAGACTTACCAGCGATTTTGAAAGCGGCAAAGAAGACTAAAATAGAGAATTTTTACATTGAGGATGAGAATCCAAAATCTCACGAACAAGTACCACAGAGTTTAGCTTACTTAAAGAGTTTGTAA
- a CDS encoding Sugar phosphate isomerase/epimerase, whose amino-acid sequence MNRRNVLKSSAVLAGSLLVSSKAIAQEKKNHNFTFCLNTSTIMKQKIGLVEEIKLAAAVGYDGIEIWMRTLQEYVDNGGKLADIKKLANDLNIRIEDSIGFAKWVVDDETERKAAMEQLKVEMDMLSQIGCKRIAAPPFGATKVPGLNLKEAADRFALVAELGKQMGVLPQLELWGFSANLHLFGETLFVAAESGSPSAVILPDVYHLYRGGSPFESLEMINGSKIEMFHMNDYPAGKERESVTDAMRVMPGDGAAPMDRILQILNAKGREIVLSLEIFNEEYWAMDAKKTAEIGLAKMKASVTRAIK is encoded by the coding sequence TTGAATAGAAGGAATGTCTTAAAGTCGTCGGCAGTGCTAGCAGGTTCATTATTAGTAAGTTCAAAAGCTATCGCTCAAGAAAAGAAAAACCACAACTTCACTTTTTGCTTGAATACGAGCACGATCATGAAACAAAAGATCGGCTTGGTGGAGGAAATAAAACTTGCCGCGGCTGTGGGTTATGATGGCATTGAGATATGGATGCGAACGCTGCAAGAGTATGTCGATAATGGAGGCAAACTTGCTGATATCAAAAAGCTCGCAAATGACTTAAACATCCGAATTGAAGATTCTATTGGTTTTGCAAAATGGGTGGTTGACGACGAAACAGAACGAAAGGCAGCCATGGAACAACTAAAGGTTGAAATGGATATGCTTTCACAAATTGGTTGTAAGCGTATTGCTGCACCGCCTTTTGGTGCTACAAAAGTACCTGGACTGAATTTAAAAGAAGCAGCTGATAGGTTTGCTTTGGTTGCAGAACTTGGAAAGCAGATGGGTGTTTTACCCCAATTAGAACTTTGGGGCTTTTCGGCAAACTTACATCTCTTTGGTGAAACGCTTTTTGTAGCGGCAGAGAGTGGCAGCCCAAGTGCAGTAATTTTACCTGATGTGTATCATTTGTATAGAGGAGGATCTCCTTTCGAAAGCTTGGAAATGATAAATGGTAGCAAGATTGAAATGTTTCACATGAACGATTACCCTGCAGGAAAAGAGAGAGAATCAGTTACAGATGCCATGCGAGTAATGCCAGGCGATGGAGCAGCTCCAATGGACAGGATATTACAAATTCTAAATGCGAAAGGCCGAGAAATCGTACTTTCACTTGAAATCTTTAACGAAGAATATTGGGCAATGGATGCTAAAAAAACTGCCGAGATCGGATTGGCAAAAATGAAAGCTTCGGTTACAAGAGCCATCAAATAA
- a CDS encoding Signal transduction histidine kinase, whose amino-acid sequence MFFYTVKTVFELERFKNPTKKDKVNHHFKLLLLGISIFLSHNAQGQEIDLNAIEILQENQTWETFEPAEIGPIQGDFQLRLKIPEEAKSENHSMLYLHKLQEVEVFVDSLSFGKTGVLLPLSSRKTPTGLLIHSIGNSVQERIEIKPKSQFIYLNVFHKFEKEVVPDFRLYSAEEWQETVSSSREKTFLIQGLMGGALLLITLYHLLIYITRRDIPYLHYAIYTGLIFFVLGNETGLIQATIFTEYQFEHNFIVMCQVLSLFSSALYFIFMRSFIDLKSLLPKLDKFISWYLWIVVSVRLLVCSAYFFGLKRAWLSMSYVSAMATLTVGLISVILILRTKDKLAYYFTFGSLVLYVFVMSTTILSLLEFNGIITPISFDRIYLSEIGIMIEIIIFSLGLGYRMRMQENEKSQLEDLANLKTKFFTNISHEFRTPLTVITGMTDQIKGHHKEKELIQRNSSSLLNLVNQLLDLSKLDTSNMNLDMVQGDIIPFLRYLTESFYSMANDKGIRLTFYTEVETQVIDFDESKIQQVIFNLVRNAIKFTGEGGKVIIHINKPSADRIRIKVKDTGVGISAEELENVFNRFYQKPTSHEIGTGIGLSLTKELVNLMQGEISVSSQEGIGSEFIVELPISQKADLQDFVFEPIYHNYESGSEVIDTLDDSKIKPLILLVEDNLDITTYVKNILAKDYAVIIAQDGEEGVAMAQRHIPDVILSDVMMPKLSGFELCRIVKSTESTNHIPIILLTAKHTNDDKLSGLGTGADDYITKPFDRKELLLKIKNILKLREQIQNEYSGGKGEPKPQDLFMSKVVSYITINIANPDLSVNSLSFELKLSKMQVNRKIKALTGQAPAAYITTFRMEKALLLLEKGTFSIAEIAYAVGYSDPNYFSRAFTKKYGIVPSEVKKPT is encoded by the coding sequence TTGTTTTTTTACACTGTAAAAACCGTATTTGAATTAGAACGATTTAAAAATCCCACAAAAAAAGATAAAGTGAACCACCACTTCAAGCTATTACTTTTAGGTATATCTATATTCCTTTCTCACAATGCCCAAGGCCAAGAAATAGACCTTAATGCCATAGAGATTTTGCAGGAAAACCAAACCTGGGAAACTTTTGAGCCAGCAGAGATAGGCCCAATTCAAGGGGACTTTCAACTGCGTTTAAAAATTCCAGAAGAAGCGAAGTCAGAAAACCACAGCATGCTATATCTGCATAAATTGCAAGAAGTAGAAGTATTTGTTGACTCACTTTCTTTTGGTAAAACAGGGGTTCTCCTTCCTTTAAGTAGCCGTAAAACACCCACAGGACTCCTCATTCACTCCATAGGTAATTCGGTTCAAGAGCGAATTGAAATTAAACCAAAATCACAGTTCATTTACCTCAATGTCTTCCATAAGTTTGAGAAAGAGGTAGTTCCTGATTTTAGGCTTTATTCTGCCGAGGAGTGGCAAGAAACCGTTTCCAGTTCCAGAGAAAAAACCTTTCTTATTCAAGGGCTCATGGGTGGTGCATTATTACTCATAACACTTTACCACCTACTCATATATATTACAAGAAGAGACATTCCATATCTACACTATGCCATTTATACAGGCCTCATCTTCTTTGTTTTGGGTAATGAAACTGGACTTATTCAGGCTACTATTTTTACGGAGTATCAGTTTGAACATAACTTCATTGTGATGTGTCAGGTGCTTTCGCTATTTTCCTCTGCTTTATATTTTATTTTCATGAGGAGTTTTATTGACTTGAAAAGTTTACTACCAAAACTGGATAAGTTTATCTCTTGGTATTTATGGATTGTAGTTTCCGTACGCTTATTAGTATGTTCGGCTTACTTTTTCGGTCTTAAAAGGGCTTGGCTGTCAATGTCTTACGTTTCTGCTATGGCTACACTTACAGTAGGCTTGATTTCTGTTATTTTAATCTTGAGAACAAAAGACAAGCTAGCCTACTATTTTACTTTTGGCAGTTTAGTTTTATATGTTTTTGTTATGAGTACTACTATTCTGTCCTTATTGGAGTTTAATGGCATTATAACTCCAATTTCTTTTGATAGAATCTATCTCAGTGAAATAGGCATCATGATAGAAATAATCATTTTCTCTCTTGGACTAGGTTACAGGATGAGAATGCAAGAAAATGAAAAAAGCCAATTGGAAGACCTTGCAAATCTCAAAACCAAGTTTTTTACCAATATTTCGCATGAATTTAGAACTCCCCTCACAGTAATAACGGGCATGACCGACCAAATAAAAGGACACCATAAAGAAAAAGAACTCATACAGCGAAACAGCAGCAGTCTTTTGAATTTGGTAAATCAATTATTGGATCTCTCCAAGCTTGACACTAGCAATATGAACTTAGACATGGTGCAGGGAGATATTATTCCTTTTTTACGGTATTTGACGGAGTCTTTTTACTCTATGGCAAATGACAAGGGCATCAGGCTTACTTTTTATACCGAGGTAGAGACGCAAGTTATAGATTTTGATGAATCCAAAATCCAGCAAGTGATTTTTAACTTGGTTCGCAATGCTATTAAATTCACTGGAGAAGGCGGTAAAGTGATTATTCACATCAATAAACCTTCAGCTGACCGTATCAGAATAAAAGTAAAAGATACTGGAGTAGGGATATCGGCAGAGGAGCTAGAGAATGTTTTCAATAGATTTTATCAAAAACCGACATCACATGAGATAGGTACAGGAATTGGCCTCTCGCTTACCAAAGAATTAGTGAATCTTATGCAAGGGGAAATCTCTGTTTCGTCGCAAGAGGGTATAGGCTCAGAGTTTATCGTTGAGCTGCCCATTAGTCAAAAGGCCGACCTTCAAGACTTTGTTTTTGAACCCATTTACCACAATTACGAAAGCGGAAGTGAGGTAATTGATACCCTGGACGATAGCAAAATAAAGCCGCTAATATTACTGGTGGAAGATAACTTGGATATTACTACCTATGTGAAGAATATCTTGGCAAAAGACTATGCAGTTATTATAGCCCAAGATGGCGAGGAAGGAGTTGCCATGGCACAGCGACACATTCCAGATGTTATATTATCCGATGTAATGATGCCCAAGTTGAGTGGGTTTGAGCTATGCCGTATTGTAAAATCTACGGAGAGCACCAACCACATTCCCATTATCTTGCTCACTGCAAAGCACACCAATGATGACAAGCTTAGTGGACTAGGCACAGGTGCCGATGATTATATTACCAAGCCATTCGACAGAAAAGAACTACTGCTCAAAATCAAGAATATTTTAAAGCTGAGAGAGCAAATTCAAAACGAATATAGCGGCGGCAAAGGCGAACCGAAACCGCAGGATCTATTTATGAGTAAGGTGGTGTCTTATATCACTATCAATATTGCCAACCCAGATTTGTCGGTAAATAGCCTGAGTTTTGAACTAAAGCTTAGCAAAATGCAGGTGAATAGAAAGATAAAAGCTCTCACGGGTCAAGCCCCCGCGGCCTATATCACGACTTTTAGAATGGAGAAAGCCTTGCTTTTACTTGAGAAGGGGACCTTTAGCATTGCCGAGATTGCTTATGCGGTGGGTTACTCGGACCCCAACTATTTCTCCCGTGCTTTCACCAAAAAGTACGGCATTGTACCGAGCGAAGTGAAAAAACCAACATAA
- a CDS encoding Repeat domain-containing protein — protein MTMCKFIHYIPDMKNRLTTSLLLILVAISSGYAQKINFSPYFVAAESFESVAAIDVNNDGLLDLVSGDFWYENNGLKLNNFRKRYSIGDQKRHGEYYDDFSTIPFDVNQDGFMDFITGGWFEATIRWHQNPGDKKDQTWIRHDVVNTGNIECMRAYDLDGDGIIEVIPNNPNKPLKYFKIESGEFKQFDVAPSQGHGIGFGDINNDGNVDIIVTKGWLQNPGSAGNWILHEEFDLETASVPILVHDVNLDGKNDLIVGQGHAYGLHWYEQLEGKKWKKHIIDNEASQYHTMELADLNNDGKQELITGKRYRAHNGKDPGGLEDLGLYYYKIENGTFIKNTITYGAPGIGKGTGTTFAIADLLGNGKKDLIFAGKDGLTIFYNE, from the coding sequence ATGACAATGTGTAAGTTTATTCATTACATACCAGACATGAAAAATAGACTTACTACTTCGCTCCTACTTATTTTAGTGGCAATTTCGAGCGGTTATGCTCAAAAAATCAACTTCTCTCCATATTTCGTAGCAGCAGAAAGCTTCGAGTCCGTGGCAGCCATTGATGTTAATAATGATGGATTGCTTGATCTGGTTTCTGGGGACTTTTGGTACGAAAACAACGGGCTTAAGCTAAATAACTTTCGTAAAAGATACTCTATTGGTGATCAGAAACGTCATGGTGAATATTATGACGATTTTTCTACTATACCATTTGATGTAAATCAAGACGGATTCATGGACTTTATAACCGGTGGATGGTTTGAAGCTACTATTCGTTGGCATCAAAATCCGGGTGATAAAAAAGATCAAACTTGGATCAGGCATGATGTTGTCAATACTGGCAACATTGAATGTATGAGAGCCTATGACTTGGATGGAGATGGAATCATTGAAGTAATCCCCAATAACCCCAACAAACCGTTAAAGTATTTCAAAATTGAAAGCGGAGAATTTAAACAATTTGATGTGGCTCCTTCTCAAGGACATGGAATTGGTTTTGGAGATATTAACAACGACGGAAATGTGGATATCATCGTAACAAAAGGCTGGCTCCAAAATCCTGGATCAGCTGGAAACTGGATTTTGCATGAAGAGTTTGACCTAGAAACGGCCAGCGTTCCAATATTAGTCCATGATGTTAATTTAGATGGAAAAAACGATCTCATTGTTGGCCAAGGACATGCATATGGGCTACATTGGTACGAGCAACTAGAAGGAAAGAAATGGAAAAAACACATTATTGACAATGAGGCTTCGCAGTATCACACGATGGAACTTGCCGACCTCAACAATGACGGCAAACAAGAGCTCATTACTGGCAAAAGGTACAGAGCCCATAATGGGAAAGATCCAGGTGGGTTGGAAGATCTAGGTTTGTATTATTACAAAATAGAAAACGGAACATTTATAAAAAATACGATTACCTACGGAGCTCCCGGTATTGGAAAAGGTACAGGAACAACATTTGCCATTGCTGACTTATTAGGTAACGGTAAAAAGGACTTAATTTTTGCTGGAAAAGACGGATTAACTATATTTTACAATGAATAG